CCGGCAGCTTCAATTGCCCGAAAATCATTTCCGGTGGCAATGGCAACAGCATCAATGCCGTTAAAAATTCCTTTGTTATGGGTAGTCGCCCTGAAAGTATCGATCTCGGCAATTTTCACGGCCGTGGCAAATTTCCGGGCGAACTGTTCACCGGTAAGTGAGGGATCTATTCCTTCAAGATCTTTAAAAGGGCACTCTACCCAGACTCTTACCAGACAGTCGGGCGTATAATTGGAAAGAATAGCCATAATGATGGTCAGCTCCCGCTCTTTTCCGTGAAAAGCCGGATGAGTCCGTACAAATTCTTTCAGGGTTTTGGCCGATTCTTCCAGGCAGGAATTAATAAAGTTAGCGCCCATGGAATCTTTGGTTTCAAAGCTCACCTTGATCTGGTAATAATTTTCCAGTTTATCGCGCATGTCGATGAGTTCAAAATCAAGGATTCCGCCTCCCCTTTTTTCCATATTGGCCGTAATGCTCCTGGCATTTTCGCGCATTTGTTGTTTCAGCTCATCAAAAACACGTTCCAGTTTTTCTTTTTCACCTTCCCACAGGAAGTGAACCTGACCAATTTTTACCGTATCGATTACTTTGGCTCTGAACCCGCCCCGCTCTGACCAGAAACGGGCTGCCGAGGAAGCCGCGGCCACTACCGAGCTTTCTTCGATCACCATCGGCACCAAATAGGTGTGTCCATTCACCATCACGTTAGGCGCCACACCATAAGGAATGTAAAAGTTGGTTATGGTGTTCTCGCTAAATTCATCAAAAATCTTCTGTTTTTCGGTATCGGCATACCAAAAACTTTTCAGCAGCTCGATGGTCTCCACCTGATTATCCATCAGCTCAGCCACAATACGTAGCTTGTCCTCTTTTAGCAATTTAGAGAACCCCTTGATAATCAAATCTCTTTTTCGTCTTCCCGACATATTCCGCTAAGCTTCTCAAGTGTTTTAACGAGACAAAAATAAACGAAAATTGTTAAGGATTAGATTATTTTTATTTTGAAAATAAATGAGAAGAACCGGACAGCCAAACGGGTTTTGCTTTCTCTTTTTTTCCTATCTTGCGACAAAAGGTTTAATCATTGTAACCATGAAACGGTTTTTGTTGATTCTCTTGTCGCTGTTTGCTATTCAGGCATTTGGCCAAACAAACCAAACCGGACAAAATAAAAATGTTCTTTCCGCTGCTGAATTTTATCAGATTTCATTCAATGGAATCTCACTCAAACAAATCATCCAGACCCAGGGGAAACCGGCCCGGGTAAATCAGCTGTTTGGGAAAAAATTTCCTTTTGAAAAAGCCAATAATCCGGATCAATATTGGATTAATTTTGATGATGACAGCCTCAGCTTTACTTTTTATGTGAACTATCCTGAACCGGCCATATTAACAGCTTTAGAAGTAGAAAGCCCCCAAATTACCGTGAAAGTGCATTCGCTTTCTTTTCATTTGGGCGATCCGGTAGCCCAATTAAAGGGAGTGACCTATTCTATGGACAAAATAGCACGAACACAATGCATTATCTTTGTTCCCGGCAATGAAAAAGACCGGTATTTCCGGGTTGACTTTAATCCGTTTACCAAACGCATTTCCAGAATTTCTTATGTCGCCATCAGGAAAAACGAGGACGAACAATAAAAGCAACAAATCCAAATTGTCTACCAATAAAAAAAGCCGCTTTGAAGCGGCTTTTTAATAATGTCTTGGTTCATGTATCAGTACTCATCTTCGTTAAAGAAGAAATCTTCTTTGGTAGGATATTCCGGCCAGATGTCTTCAATTTTTTCGTACACTTCTTCCTCATCTTCCAGTTCCCTCAGATTTTCAATTACTTCCGAGGTTACCCCGGTACGCAGACACCATTCAATTAATTCGTCCTTGGTGGCCGGCCAGGGTGCATCTTCCAGTTTTGAAGCTAATTCCAAAGTCCAGTACATCGCTTAAATTTTAAGGTTAAAATTTTTGCAAAAGTAATTTTTTTTTAATACGGGCAACGAAAAATCAGAAATTTTGAAAAAATTTCTCAAACCCGTGGTTTCCAAAGGGATTCAGTAGCTCCAAGATCTTTTGAAAATTTGCGGGCCAACACAAACAGGTAGTCTGATAATCGATTCAAATACCGGATATTGACCGGATCAACCGGATATTGTTCATTCATTTTGATGGTTAGCCGTTCAGCCCGCCGGCAAACCGTCCGTGCAATATGGCAATAAGAAACCACCGGATGTCCCCCC
The sequence above is drawn from the Candidatus Sulfidibacterium hydrothermale genome and encodes:
- a CDS encoding hydroxymethylglutaryl-CoA reductase, degradative, encoding MSGRRKRDLIIKGFSKLLKEDKLRIVAELMDNQVETIELLKSFWYADTEKQKIFDEFSENTITNFYIPYGVAPNVMVNGHTYLVPMVIEESSVVAAASSAARFWSERGGFRAKVIDTVKIGQVHFLWEGEKEKLERVFDELKQQMRENARSITANMEKRGGGILDFELIDMRDKLENYYQIKVSFETKDSMGANFINSCLEESAKTLKEFVRTHPAFHGKERELTIIMAILSNYTPDCLVRVWVECPFKDLEGIDPSLTGEQFARKFATAVKIAEIDTFRATTHNKGIFNGIDAVAIATGNDFRAIEAAGHTYASRTGRYQSLSHVEIKNGKFKYWIELPLAVGTVGGLTALHPLAKHSLEMLGKPSAKELMMITAAMGMANNFAAVRSLVTKGIQHGHMKMHLMNILNHFKATDDEKKKATAYFSDKKVSFASVGEFIKNLRHPTK
- a CDS encoding DUF2795 domain-containing protein; the encoded protein is MYWTLELASKLEDAPWPATKDELIEWCLRTGVTSEVIENLRELEDEEEVYEKIEDIWPEYPTKEDFFFNEDEY